From a single Paenibacillus sp. FSL R5-0345 genomic region:
- a CDS encoding cytosine permease: MDQAKLEQNYDKYKSYGYGEELLPKKPDQRDWGMSNYITLWMGAVHNIMSYMTVAGFFVLGLNTTQVLFAVMLSAIIVSAFYALNGYSASKYGLPFAMLLRDSFGVKGAIIPALIRGLVAGLVFFGTTTVVGAESLNVIFARFIPNYMDLGGGFTLFGLAFPTMISYAILWTATVLLFLGGMKTLGKFGNWSSPVVYVFIIGAAVWAIKIAGGFGPILEYVPANPSSSPLVFIACVSALVSNWAGPVVNMSDFTHRAKSPKAAMIGLPVGFILSYILFAITCVALIAGTEIAFGEPIFNIVHAIDKIENTFAVVVLILALNVGAIAFVVFANLLPAGLQMSSLFPKKFTVKTAGVLTAIVGTLILPWKLVESTTTLFYFYSFIGSIFGPIAGIMLSSFFIHRKRVLNLDNIYVPTGSNGEYKNGYNPVAMAVLAVSFILPMSGAFLKGIPFLVRMNDFAFFSGLIVSFVLYTIFSKTLKSSQLN, from the coding sequence ATGGATCAAGCAAAATTGGAACAAAATTATGATAAGTACAAATCATACGGTTACGGTGAGGAATTACTGCCTAAAAAGCCTGACCAAAGAGACTGGGGAATGTCCAACTATATAACACTCTGGATGGGCGCTGTTCATAATATTATGTCGTATATGACAGTAGCAGGTTTCTTCGTCTTAGGGTTGAACACAACACAAGTGCTTTTTGCCGTCATGCTTTCAGCCATCATTGTCTCCGCATTTTATGCTTTAAATGGGTATTCTGCTTCCAAATACGGGCTGCCATTCGCGATGTTGCTTCGTGATTCGTTTGGGGTAAAGGGAGCGATTATACCTGCATTAATACGAGGCCTTGTTGCCGGATTAGTATTCTTTGGAACCACTACTGTTGTAGGTGCAGAATCGCTAAATGTTATATTTGCCAGATTTATTCCGAATTATATGGATTTAGGCGGTGGCTTTACATTATTCGGGTTAGCATTCCCGACAATGATCTCTTACGCAATTCTTTGGACAGCAACGGTTCTGTTGTTCTTAGGCGGAATGAAAACATTAGGTAAGTTCGGTAACTGGTCATCTCCAGTAGTGTATGTGTTTATTATTGGTGCTGCTGTTTGGGCGATCAAGATTGCTGGAGGGTTCGGACCGATTTTAGAGTATGTACCAGCGAATCCAAGTTCCAGTCCGCTAGTCTTTATCGCTTGCGTGAGTGCATTGGTATCTAACTGGGCGGGTCCTGTGGTGAATATGTCAGACTTCACGCATCGTGCGAAATCACCAAAAGCGGCTATGATTGGATTGCCTGTAGGGTTTATCTTGTCTTATATTCTTTTTGCCATCACTTGTGTGGCTTTAATCGCGGGTACTGAAATTGCCTTTGGTGAACCGATCTTTAATATCGTTCATGCCATTGATAAAATTGAAAACACTTTCGCGGTTGTTGTATTGATTCTTGCGCTAAACGTAGGAGCAATCGCCTTCGTAGTGTTTGCAAACTTATTACCAGCGGGCTTGCAAATGTCATCCCTTTTCCCGAAAAAATTCACTGTAAAGACTGCAGGTGTCTTAACAGCTATTGTTGGAACTTTGATTTTGCCATGGAAGCTTGTAGAAAGTACGACGACCTTATTTTACTTCTATAGCTTTATCGGGTCCATCTTTGGTCCAATTGCGGGTATTATGCTTTCAAGCTTCTTTATTCATCGGAAAAGAGTATTAAATCTTGATAATATCTATGTCCCAACAGGCAGCAACGGTGAATATAAGAATGGTTACAATCCTGTTGCGATGGCTGTTCTAGCAGTCAGCTTCATCCTTCCTATGTCAGGTGCATTTCTTAAGGGTATCCCCTTCCTAGTTAGGATGAATGATTTTGCTTTCTTTAGTGGTTTAATTGTTTCGTTTGTTCTATACACCATCTTTAGCAAAACACTAAAATCATCCCAATTAAACTAG
- a CDS encoding nucleoside deaminase: protein MDYMKLAVDATIEGMNKKFGGPFGATIVRGDEVIAAVSNTMMRDTDPSAHAEMVAIREACKKLDTMDLSDCVIYATCEPCPMCMGAIIWSGVKEVHYCSTRDDAKEHGFSDIHLREYFVGHDESVVNMIKVEAREDCDHLWTHFHELNKK, encoded by the coding sequence ATGGATTACATGAAATTGGCGGTAGATGCAACGATCGAGGGTATGAATAAGAAATTTGGGGGCCCGTTTGGTGCAACGATTGTTCGAGGCGATGAAGTAATTGCAGCGGTTAGCAATACGATGATGAGAGATACGGATCCTTCTGCACATGCGGAAATGGTAGCCATCCGAGAAGCCTGCAAAAAGCTAGACACCATGGACTTATCGGATTGCGTAATATACGCAACCTGTGAACCCTGTCCAATGTGTATGGGCGCTATCATTTGGTCAGGTGTTAAAGAAGTTCATTATTGCAGCACAAGAGACGATGCGAAAGAGCATGGCTTCTCTGACATCCACCTTCGTGAATATTTTGTGGGTCATGATGAGAGTGTTGTCAATATGATCAAAGTGGAAGCAAGAGAAGATTGCGATCATTTATGGACGCATTTCCACGAATTAAACAAGAAATAA
- a CDS encoding alpha/beta hydrolase yields the protein MKKTVIFKENDQFTIKADFYETNRSQAPAIVYIHGGGLLWGDREDLSEEMIQLYTNNGFALFSIDYRLAPRSTLSDILEDVQDGLLWLVNEGPKEFSIDPSRIAVVGSSAGGFLALCTGMFTHKPRAIVSFYGYGDISAQWALEPSKFYCEKDIVSMEIAKSTVSDQIITNATVDERFLLYLYARQSGQWIQEVTGLNPSLHKEELLKFCPIHHVTKEFPPTLLLHGTNDVDVPYEQSAFMRAALVKEGVPAKLITIPNGEHVFEKDFNNPVVQKALHQVIDFLQLHLTE from the coding sequence ATGAAGAAGACCGTTATTTTTAAAGAAAATGATCAATTTACAATTAAAGCTGATTTTTATGAAACAAACCGTTCCCAAGCCCCTGCTATTGTATACATTCACGGAGGCGGCCTACTTTGGGGTGATCGAGAAGATCTATCCGAGGAAATGATACAACTCTACACCAATAATGGCTTTGCGCTGTTTTCGATTGATTATAGATTAGCTCCTAGATCAACCCTATCTGACATCCTTGAAGATGTCCAAGACGGCCTTCTTTGGTTAGTGAATGAAGGACCCAAGGAATTCTCCATTGATCCCTCAAGGATTGCTGTGGTGGGAAGCTCCGCAGGTGGTTTCCTTGCGCTATGCACAGGAATGTTTACCCATAAGCCGCGTGCGATTGTCTCCTTCTATGGATATGGCGATATTAGTGCACAATGGGCACTAGAACCTAGTAAATTCTATTGTGAAAAAGATATCGTCTCTATGGAGATTGCAAAAAGTACGGTGTCCGATCAAATCATTACGAACGCAACCGTTGACGAACGTTTTCTTCTCTATTTATATGCTAGACAATCCGGTCAGTGGATACAAGAAGTGACGGGTTTGAATCCTTCTCTACATAAGGAAGAACTCCTCAAATTCTGTCCTATTCATCATGTAACTAAGGAATTCCCCCCTACATTGCTATTGCACGGAACAAATGATGTAGATGTACCCTATGAACAATCAGCATTCATGAGAGCTGCGCTAGTGAAAGAAGGGGTACCCGCAAAGCTTATAACCATTCCTAACGGAGAGCATGTATTTGAAAAAGATTTCAATAATCCTGTAGTGCAAAAAGCTCTTCATCAGGTGATTGATTTCCTTCAGCTTCATCTTACTGAGTAG
- a CDS encoding M20 family metallo-hydrolase → MDRKSRYQALFDNINQYNSGEKGITRIAYTNEEQTCTSAFMRMCKAENLDIRMDHCGNVIARRNGKIEGLPPVVMGSHLDTVYQGGKYDGVVGVTAALEVIKRLNEKGIETDHPIEVISFACEESSRFGISTVGSKVMAGLFQKEKYKGLKDKDGITMEKAFSLCALDYNSIDQASRGDEELKAFFELHIEQGPVLINNNKKIGIVTGIAAPVRLHIQISGKASHSGTTPMNMRKDAFLGASEIALELEKAAKLEQEYGTVATLGVIDILNGAMNVVPGEVEIKIDIRSTSVASRQRVLSHLYQTISSVQASRQLEIASTEIISEEPVLLSDEISHVLESICEEKGILSQRMISGAGHDAMNMNKLCPVGLIFVPSVDGLSHHPNEYTDMDDIIMGIDILEEAVLRYAFVRQA, encoded by the coding sequence ATGGATAGAAAGAGCAGATATCAGGCATTATTTGATAATATTAATCAATACAATTCGGGTGAGAAGGGCATCACTAGAATTGCCTATACAAATGAAGAGCAGACCTGTACGAGTGCTTTTATGCGGATGTGTAAGGCTGAGAATTTAGATATTCGGATGGATCATTGCGGAAATGTGATTGCTAGAAGAAATGGGAAGATAGAAGGGCTTCCACCCGTTGTAATGGGCTCTCACTTGGATACGGTATACCAAGGAGGGAAGTACGATGGTGTGGTAGGTGTAACGGCTGCCTTGGAAGTAATCAAACGTTTAAACGAAAAAGGGATTGAAACGGATCATCCGATCGAAGTTATTTCATTTGCCTGTGAAGAATCCTCGCGGTTTGGTATTTCAACAGTAGGCAGCAAAGTAATGGCAGGGTTATTTCAGAAGGAGAAATACAAAGGTTTAAAGGACAAAGATGGGATTACCATGGAAAAAGCATTTTCGCTATGCGCATTAGATTATAACAGTATTGATCAGGCGAGTAGAGGGGATGAAGAACTAAAAGCGTTCTTCGAATTACATATTGAGCAAGGTCCCGTCTTAATAAACAATAATAAAAAAATAGGAATTGTGACTGGAATTGCTGCACCCGTGAGACTTCATATTCAAATATCAGGGAAAGCATCCCACTCTGGAACGACACCTATGAATATGAGAAAAGATGCTTTTCTAGGTGCGTCAGAAATAGCACTTGAGCTTGAAAAAGCAGCTAAACTCGAGCAAGAATATGGAACGGTTGCGACCCTTGGGGTGATAGACATCTTAAATGGTGCTATGAACGTGGTTCCGGGAGAAGTTGAAATTAAAATTGATATCAGATCTACTTCAGTGGCATCCAGACAACGTGTGTTAAGCCATTTATATCAAACGATATCCTCAGTACAAGCAAGCAGACAACTTGAAATTGCGAGTACGGAGATCATTTCGGAGGAACCTGTCCTATTATCAGATGAGATCAGTCATGTTCTAGAATCCATTTGTGAAGAGAAGGGGATATTGAGTCAACGGATGATCAGCGGGGCAGGACATGATGCTATGAACATGAACAAACTTTGCCCAGTAGGGCTTATCTTTGTTCCTTCTGTAGATGGACTAAGTCATCATCCTAATGAATATACAGATATGGACGATATCATTATGGGGATTGATATCTTAGAAGAAGCTGTTCTTCGTTATGCGTTTGTAAGACAAGCGTAG
- a CDS encoding ring-cleaving dioxygenase, which produces MRNLKGIHHVTAITSSAEKNYEFFTYVLGMRLVKKTVNQDDIQTYHLFFADDKGSAGTDMTFFDFPNIPKGVHGTNEIAKTSFRVPTDAALDYWVKRFDRLDVKHSGIKEQFGKKTLSFVDFDDQQYQLISDEFNEGVKSGTPWQKGPIPLEFAITGLGPVFVRIADFSYFKEMLEKVMLFKEIGQEEAYHLFEVGEGGNGAQIIVEHNEDLPNARQGFGTVHHAAFRVEDRTMLDEWTKHFEEFGFRTSGYVDRHFFESLYTRVAPQILFELATDGPGFMGDEEYETVGEKLSLPPFLEPKREQIEKLVRPIDTVRSTIDFVKE; this is translated from the coding sequence ATGAGAAATCTAAAAGGGATTCACCACGTAACAGCCATCACCAGCAGCGCAGAGAAGAATTATGAGTTTTTTACTTACGTATTAGGAATGCGTCTAGTGAAGAAGACCGTCAACCAAGATGATATCCAAACGTATCACTTGTTTTTCGCGGATGATAAGGGCAGTGCCGGAACAGATATGACGTTCTTTGACTTCCCTAACATTCCTAAAGGGGTACACGGTACCAATGAGATTGCTAAAACATCCTTTCGAGTACCAACAGATGCTGCATTAGACTACTGGGTAAAGCGTTTTGATCGCCTTGATGTGAAGCATTCCGGAATTAAAGAGCAATTCGGCAAAAAGACATTATCCTTCGTAGATTTTGATGACCAACAATATCAACTGATCTCGGATGAATTTAATGAAGGAGTCAAATCAGGCACACCATGGCAAAAAGGACCGATTCCTTTAGAGTTTGCGATAACGGGTTTGGGACCGGTTTTTGTACGTATAGCTGATTTTAGCTATTTTAAAGAAATGTTGGAAAAAGTCATGTTGTTCAAAGAAATCGGCCAAGAAGAGGCTTATCACTTGTTTGAAGTCGGCGAAGGCGGAAATGGTGCGCAAATTATTGTAGAGCATAATGAGGACTTACCGAATGCGCGTCAAGGCTTTGGTACCGTTCACCATGCTGCCTTCCGTGTAGAGGATCGTACCATGCTAGATGAGTGGACAAAGCATTTTGAAGAATTTGGGTTCCGTACCTCAGGGTATGTAGATCGTCATTTCTTCGAGTCGCTGTATACACGTGTTGCTCCACAAATTTTGTTCGAGCTTGCAACAGATGGTCCCGGGTTTATGGGGGATGAGGAATACGAAACGGTTGGAGAGAAACTCTCACTGCCACCATTCCTGGAGCCTAAGCGGGAGCAAATTGAGAAGTTAGTTCGTCCAATTGATACGGTAAGAAGCACGATCGATTTCGTGAAAGAGTGA
- a CDS encoding flavin reductase family protein encodes MISIDPKQNSERENYKLLIGTVIPRPIAFVTTQSEDGILNGAPFSYFNIVSSNPPMVSLSIQRPAGRLKDTARNIYNNHEFVVHIVDGENVGKINQTAASLPRGESEIELANLTPVPSENVTVPGVLEAKVRMECKLVQAIPLGEEEPGSDLFIGEIVQFHIDESIYQEGRIDPRALNAVSRLAGSNYATIGEIFEIERPE; translated from the coding sequence TTGATTTCGATTGATCCGAAGCAAAATAGTGAGCGGGAAAATTATAAATTATTAATTGGTACTGTAATTCCTAGGCCCATTGCCTTTGTCACCACACAATCAGAAGATGGTATTTTGAATGGTGCACCGTTTAGCTACTTTAATATCGTCTCTTCTAATCCTCCGATGGTTTCACTGTCTATACAAAGACCAGCAGGGCGATTAAAAGATACAGCCCGTAATATTTATAACAATCATGAGTTTGTTGTGCATATTGTGGATGGTGAGAATGTTGGGAAGATCAATCAAACCGCAGCCTCATTGCCAAGAGGAGAAAGTGAAATTGAACTAGCTAATCTTACACCGGTCCCAAGTGAAAATGTAACTGTACCTGGAGTATTGGAAGCAAAGGTTCGAATGGAATGTAAGCTTGTACAAGCGATACCTCTAGGGGAAGAAGAACCTGGAAGTGATCTATTCATTGGCGAGATTGTTCAGTTTCATATCGATGAATCGATTTATCAGGAGGGACGGATTGACCCTAGAGCCTTAAATGCAGTGAGTCGTTTGGCGGGATCAAATTACGCTACGATTGGTGAGATTTTTGAAATTGAAAGACCGGAATAA
- a CDS encoding TetR/AcrR family transcriptional regulator: protein MARTREFNEDQALHQAMLLFWKKGYEATSIPDLLQVMGISRSSLYDTFSDKQTLYIAALEHYKKVSFNKQVILERASSVRAGIQQFFEQHITSAYDTSLPGGCFVTNAATTLESRDEKINELIKTSFLNLEQAFCELLEKGRQSGEIDKTTDVKAWSYLLLNLHQSINIMAKADQDQQRAKEMINFVIAEI, encoded by the coding sequence ATGGCAAGGACAAGAGAGTTTAACGAGGATCAAGCACTACATCAAGCGATGCTGTTGTTTTGGAAAAAGGGTTATGAGGCAACAAGCATACCGGACTTGCTGCAGGTTATGGGCATTAGCCGATCTAGTCTTTACGATACTTTTTCTGACAAGCAAACGTTGTACATTGCCGCACTGGAACATTACAAAAAGGTTAGCTTCAATAAACAGGTCATTCTTGAACGGGCATCAAGCGTTAGAGCAGGGATACAACAATTTTTTGAGCAACATATTACTTCAGCGTACGATACGAGCCTACCCGGCGGGTGTTTTGTAACGAATGCAGCTACAACACTAGAGTCGCGGGATGAAAAAATAAATGAATTGATAAAGACTAGTTTTTTGAATTTAGAACAGGCTTTTTGCGAGCTTTTGGAAAAAGGCCGACAATCAGGTGAAATTGATAAAACCACTGATGTCAAAGCGTGGTCTTATTTATTGCTGAATCTACATCAAAGCATAAATATTATGGCAAAAGCAGATCAAGATCAGCAACGTGCCAAAGAGATGATAAACTTTGTAATTGCAGAAATATAA
- a CDS encoding NAD(P)-dependent oxidoreductase: MKISFIGLGKMGFPMAQNLLKAGNELIVFNRTREKAQPLIDQGAHYAETPLEAAKNSDMVITMLSDDAALEEIVEGPNGILNGLSEKGIHISASTISVDLARKLSAAHAERKQYFVSATVLGRPDAAKAAKLRIILAGPEQARQQLIPVLEQLGREIFEIGDYSEEGNVVKIGVNFLIASMLEALSETQLMVEKYGIEPARFMDVVNALFQSPLYQNYGAIMTEQRFEPAGFKMKLGLKDVALAIEAAQSVQAPLPLGQLIHHHLSEGIARGYGEMDWTALIRCLEHSS; this comes from the coding sequence ATGAAAATATCGTTTATCGGGCTTGGGAAAATGGGCTTTCCAATGGCCCAAAATTTGTTGAAAGCTGGTAATGAATTAATCGTTTTTAATCGTACTCGTGAAAAAGCGCAACCCCTAATAGATCAGGGAGCGCATTATGCCGAGACACCATTGGAGGCAGCAAAAAATAGCGATATGGTCATAACCATGCTTTCTGACGATGCTGCTTTGGAGGAGATTGTTGAGGGTCCGAATGGAATTTTGAATGGATTATCAGAAAAAGGAATTCACATATCTGCCAGTACGATCAGTGTAGATCTGGCTCGGAAATTATCCGCGGCGCATGCGGAGAGAAAGCAATACTTTGTGTCTGCCACAGTGCTGGGGCGTCCGGATGCCGCTAAAGCAGCTAAATTGCGCATCATTTTGGCAGGTCCGGAGCAAGCCAGACAACAGTTAATTCCTGTTTTAGAACAATTAGGTCGGGAAATATTCGAGATTGGGGATTATAGCGAAGAAGGAAATGTTGTGAAAATAGGTGTAAACTTTTTAATTGCTTCTATGCTGGAAGCTTTATCAGAAACGCAGCTGATGGTAGAAAAGTATGGCATAGAGCCAGCCCGTTTTATGGATGTGGTGAATGCTCTTTTTCAATCTCCCTTATATCAGAACTATGGAGCCATAATGACAGAACAGCGGTTTGAACCAGCTGGTTTTAAAATGAAGCTAGGGCTGAAGGATGTTGCACTGGCTATAGAGGCAGCGCAGTCCGTCCAAGCTCCTCTACCTTTGGGCCAACTTATCCATCATCATTTATCTGAAGGAATAGCCCGTGGTTATGGTGAGATGGATTGGACCGCTTTAATCCGTTGTCTAGAGCATTCTTCTTAA